A stretch of the Gossypium hirsutum isolate 1008001.06 chromosome D07, Gossypium_hirsutum_v2.1, whole genome shotgun sequence genome encodes the following:
- the LOC121219445 gene encoding CSC1-like protein RXW8 has product MQPSIHSIYVWEFIHRVVTGYLPSVILILFLYAVPPTMMLFSAMEGNISRSQRKRSACIKVLYFTIWNAFFVNVLSGSIIRLPSSRLTYYHQAGLACPVK; this is encoded by the exons ATGCAGCCAAGCATACACTCTATTTATGTTTG GGAGTTCATACACCGGGTGGTAACAGGTTACTTACCAAGTGTGATTCTAATCTTATTTCTGTATGCTGTTCCACCAACCATGATGTTGTTTTCTGCAATGGAGGGGAATATTTCACGTAGTCAGAGGAAACGGAGTGCTTGCATCAAAGTTCTGTACTTCACAATTTGGAATGCTTTCTTTGTTAATGTCCTTTCTGGATCCATCATCAG GCTACCTTCTTCACGACTTACGTATTATCATCAGGCTGGGCTAGCTTGTCCTGTGAAATAA
- the LOC121219446 gene encoding salutaridine reductase produces the protein MADSDSSRLAEIENSGKHEAERYGVVTGANKGIGFEIVRQLTSNGVTVVLTARNKVRGNEATAKLHQLGLSNVVFHQLNVLDQASVESLADFLSQKFGRLDILVNNAGASGAIVDEDELKALGIDSTAWLSGKVAKMVQSVMKYTYEEAEVCLNTNYYGVQIVTETLLPLLQLSSSGARIVNVSSLRSELKKVRKRPMKWYIMPSQLHNGKLQILSRVPGESIRNELGDIENLTEEKLDGILQIFLKDFKDNALEANGWPLMLPAYSMSKVVLNAYTRILARKYPNMCINCVHPGYVNTDLNWHTRVITTEEGARGPVKCALIPDVGPTGCYFDQTEVAEF, from the exons ATGGCAGACTCAGATTCTTCAAGACTTGCAGAAATAGAAAACAGTGGAAAACATGAAGCAGAGAG ATATGGCGTAGTGACCGGAGCAAACAAGGGCATCGGGTTTGAGATTGTAAGGCAGCTCACTTCAAATGGCGTAACAGTTGTATTAACAGCTAGAAATAAAGTGAGGGGAAATGAGGCAACCGCCAAGCTCCACCAGCTGGGATTGTCAAATGTAGTTTTCCATCAACTCAATGTTTTGGATCAAGCTAGCGTTGAATCATTGGCTGATTTTTTATCTCAGAAGTTTGGAAGACTTGATATCTTG GTAAATAATGCGGGAGCCAGTGGTGCTATAGTTGACGAAGATGAACTCAAAGCCTTAGGTATAGATTCTACAGCATGG CTGTCAGGGAAGGTGGCAAAGATGGTCCAAAGCGTAATGAAGTATACATATGAAGAGGCAGAAGTTTGCTTGAATACTAATTACTATGGTGTCCAAATAGTAACTGAAACCCTTCTCCCTCTGCTGCAGCTGTCCAGTTCAGGAGCTAGGATTGTCAATGTTTCTTCTCTTCGGAGCGAATTAAAG AAAGTTCGGAAAAGACCAATGAAATGGTACATAATGCCATCACAATTGCATAATGGTAAACTTCAAATTTTGTCGAGGGTTCCTGGTGAAAGCATCAGAAATGAACTTGGAGATATAGAGAATCTAACTGAAGAGAAACTGGACGGCATATTGCAAATATTCTTGAAGGATTTTAAAGACAATGCTCTTGAAGCTAACGGATGGCCGTTAATGCTGCCAGCCTACAGCATGTCAAAGGTGGTCCTAAATGCTTACACAAGAATTCTAGCCAGAAAATATCCAAATATGTGCATAAATTGTGTTCATCCTGGTTATGTTAACACTGACTTGAATTGGCACACGCGGGTGATCACGACAGAAGAGGGGGCTAGAGGCCCCGTTAAATGTGCTCTCATCCCCGACGTAGGCCCTACTGGTTGCTATTTTGATCAGACCGAAGTTGCAGAGTTTTGA
- the LOC107953123 gene encoding protein NRT1/ PTR FAMILY 2.7 has translation MDTIDREIQAPNSGRKHCGWVTFPFITGAVLGLGLAGTGWMANLIIYLIQQFNVNAIDAAQVSNIVNGGSSLFPIVGAIIADSFLGCFSVITLFSSISLLGTVFIALTATLNSLRPTPCNGRLGSFCKDPSWVQFLVLYAGIALGSMGLGGTRFTLATMGANQFDNPQHQGIFFNWCFFSQYAASAVGATALVYIEDNLSWGLGFGLSVAANLLALLIFLLGNRFYLHDKPQGSPFLDIVRVMVAAFRKRNFSLSPMADDYYNPITVEGAPPNKAFRFLNRASLKAEGDIKTDGSGTIAKPWRLCSVQQVEDLKTLVRILPLWSSSIFLSTPVAIHSSLTVLQALNMDRHLGQHLKIPAGSILVIEIVACAIFLTLIDRFLWLTWQNLTRKSPSPLQRIGVGHVLNVLAMAVSALVESKRLKMVHHHDRDQSQPRSSMLALWLVPQLSLVGIGEAFHCPGQVSLYYQEFPASLRSTATAMIALIIGIAFYLGTAIIDFVRRVTSWLPDNINNGRLDNVYWMLTVVGVLNFGYYLACSRSYKYQNVEKQVDADTNYTYG, from the exons ATGGATACCATTGATAGAGAAATCCAAGCTCCAAATTCAGGTCGCAAACATTGCGGCTGGGTCACCTTCCCTTTCATTACTG GTGCAGTGTTAGGCTTAGGACTTGCTGGTACAGGATGGATGGCCAACCTCATCATCTATTTGATTCAACAATTCAATGTAAACGCCATTGATGCTGCTCAGGTTTCCAATATCGTTAATGGCGGCTCAAGTTTGTTTCCCATAGTTGGAGCTATCATTGCTGATTCTTTCTTGGGCTGTTTCTCAGTCATCACATTATTTTCATCCATTTCTTTACTT GGAACAGTTTTTATTGCCTTAACAGCTACACTCAACTCACTGAGACCAACACCCTGTAATGGTAGATTGGGCAGTTTTTGCAAAGACCCATCATGGGTTCAGTTCCTAGTGCTTTATGCAGGAATAGCACTGGGATCCATGGGTCTAGGAGGCACGCGTTTTACTTTAGCAACAATGGGAGCCAACCAATTTGATAACCCACAACACCAAGGGATATTCTTCAACTGGTGCTTTTTCAGTCAATACGCAGCCTCTGCAGTGGGTGCCACTGCTTTAGTGTATATTGAGGACAACCTGAGTTGGGGTTTGGGTTTTGGACTATCTGTTGCGGCTAATCTTCTTGCCTTGCTCATTTTCTTGTTGGGAAATCGATTTTATTTGCATGACAAGCCCCAAGGGAGTCCTTTCCTGGATATTGTTCGTGTAATGGTGGCTGCTTTTAGGAAAAGAAACTTCTCACTCTCACCCATGGCCGATGATTATTACAATCCCATTACTGTGGAAGGTGCACCACCTAATAAAGCTTTCAG GTTCCTCAACCGAGCATCATTAAAAGCTGAAGGAGACATTAAAACCGATGGCAGTGGCACAATAGCAAAGCCATGGAGACTTTGCAGTGTGCAACAAGTAGAAGATCTGAAAACCTTGGTCAGGATTCTCCCATTGTGGTCTTCAAGTATATTTCTATCCACCCCAGTTGCAATCCACAGCAGCCTGACGGTGCTTCAAGCTCTAAACATGGACCGTCACCTCGGCCAACACTTGAAAATCCCTGCCGGCTCTATCTTGGTCATAGAAATAGTTGCCTGTGCCATTTTTCTAACCCTAATAGACCGATTCTTATGGCTCACATGGCAGAATCTAACCAGAAAATCCCCATCACCACTCCAACGAATCGGTGTCGGCCATGTGTTGAACGTACTAGCAATGGCCGTCTCAGCGTTGGTGGAGTCCAAACGGCTCAAAATGGTCCATCACCATGACCGTGATCAGTCGCAGCCAAGGTCGTCCATGTTGGCTCTATGGCTGGTCCCTCAACTAAGCTTAGTGGGCATTGGCGAAGCCTTTCATTGCCCAGGACAAGTTTCACTGTATTATCAAGAATTCCCAGCATCTCTAAGAAGCACGGCGACAGCCATGATTGCCTTGATTATCGGCATTGCTTTCTACTTAGGCACTGCCATAATTGATTTTGTTAGGAGGGTTACAAGCTGGTTACCTGATAATATAAACAATGGGAGGCTTGATAATGTGTATTGGATGTTAACTGTGGTTGGGGTGCTTAACTTTGGTTACTATCTTGCTTGTTCAAGGTCTTATAAGTATCAGAATGTTGAAAAACAAGTGGATGCTGATACTAATTATACTTATGGTTGA